The proteins below come from a single Numenius arquata chromosome 19, bNumArq3.hap1.1, whole genome shotgun sequence genomic window:
- the TOR4A gene encoding torsin-4A has translation MRERGAEEQPARLRPEPGLGGRRGAPAASPEGDAVEDDVNGLQEPGEMDEELPCAEVDGEVSSALEGLGGEMLRAESDTEGEASCAESDAEGEMPCAETDTKEEAPCAESSVEGELPGIDSSGEGEMPCAESDVKGEASCDESDGEEVLDTEIPAASKKMSSISSPVRAIIRLRRRYWVQKKSRLHLELPREKSPELAHARLLQRQLSLNRTGLYGHSMSFLNQSSFETSQYFTFDTSVEQYAMKKCRRKKNRRKSRIVLYPDKTKRYLPAEEKSKAKRCLLLLIVIIFFQILNAIENLDDNLQKYDLDGLEKTMHREVFGQKVAVESIMELLKDYLATHIHNKPLVISLNGPTGVGKSHVGWLLAKHFRSVMDNDFVLQYFVMHHCPNGVAPLTCEIDLSKKISDMVTRAEIEEKIPLFILDEVELMSPVLLDTLSRFFEPNQTNEFLNAIYILISNIGGGEITKFVIQNASAELLHQQRGVEELLSIVQPVLIDTHPLWKSADIVPFVLLEKSHVINCFLEEMRREGLYPDQKHIESLASQLSYYTTGDKQYSRTGCKQVVAKVNLL, from the exons ATGAGAGAGAggggggcagaggagcagccgGCCCGTCTGAGGCCAGAGCCCGGGCTCGGCGGCCGAAGGGGAGCACCGGCGGCCAGCCCCGAGGGAGACGCTGTGG aggaTGATGTGAATGGGCTGCAAGAACCAGGTGAGATGGATGAAGAGCTGCCCTGTGCTGAGGTGGATGGAGAAGTGTCCTCTGCCCTGGAGGGTCTGGGAGGAGAGATGCTCCGCGCGGAGAGCGATACCGAAGGAGAGGCTTCCTGTGCCGAGAGCGATGCAGAAGGAGAAATGCCCTGTGCTGAGACCGACACAAAAGAAGAGGCACCTTGTGCTGAGAGCAGTGTGGAAGGAGAGCTGCCCGGCATTGACAGCAGCGGGGAAGGGGAGATGCCCTGTGCCGAGAGTGATGTGAAAGGAGAAGCATCTTGTGATGAGAGTGATGGGGAAGAAGTACTTGACACTGAAATCCCTGCTGCTTCCAAGAAAATGTCTTCTATTTCTTCTCCCGTGCGGGCAATTATCCGCCTGCGACGGCGATACTGGGTGCAAAAGAAAAGCCGTCTGCATTTAGAGCTCCCTCGAGAAAAATCTCCAGAGCTTGCCCACGCGAGGCTGCTTCAGAGGCAGCTTTCCCTGAACCGAACTGGCCTGTATGGCCATTCCATGTCCTTCCTTAATCAGAGCAGCTTCGAAACCTCCCAGTACTTCACCTTTGACACGTCTGTAGAACAGTACGCGATGAAAAAATGCAGGCGGAAAAAGAATCGAAGGAAATCGAGAATAGTCCTGTATCCAGATAAAACAAAAAGATACCTTCCAGCGGAGGAGAAGAGCAAGGCAAAACGCTGCCTCCTCTTGCTCATCGTCATTATCTTCTTCCAGATTCTCAATGCAATAGAGAACCTGGATGACAACCTCCAAAAATACGACCTGGACGGTTTGGAGAAAACAATGCACCGGGAAGTATTTGGGCAGAAGGTTGCTGTGGAAAGTATTATGGAATTACTGAAAGACTATCTGGCTACCCACATACACAACAAGCCTCTAGTAATCTCTTTAAATGGCCCGACAGGAGTTGGGAAGAGTCATGTTGGCTGGCTGCTGGCCAAACATTTTCGTTCCGTCATGGACAATGACTTTGTGCTTCAGTACTTTGTTATGCATCACTGCCCCAACGGGGTGGCTCCTCTCACTTGCGAAATAGATTTGTCCAAGAAGATTTCTGACATGGTTACAAGAGCCGAAATAGAAGAGAAGATACCATTGTTTATTCTGGATGAGGTTGAACTCATGTCTCCAGTCCTGCTGGATACTCTCAGCCGATTCTTTGAACCAAATCAAACTAACGAGTTCCTCAATGCCATCTACATTTTAATAAGCAACATAGGAGGTGGTGAAATAACAAAGTTTGTCATCCAGAATGCATCCGCTGAGCTTTTGCATCAGCAAAGGGGAGTTGAAGAACTGCTGAGCATCGTCCAGCCTGTACTGATCGATACCCACCCCCTCTGGAAATCTGCGGATATCGTCCCTTTTGTTCTTCTGGAGAAGAGTCACGTCATAAACTGCTTCCTAGAGGAGATGAGGAGGGAAGGGCTGTATCCTGACCAGAAGCACATCGAAAGTTTAGCGAGTCAGCTCAGTTACTACACTACAGGGGACAAGCAGTACTCCAGGACGGGCTGCAAGCAGGTTGTGGCCAAAGTCAACCTGCTGTAG